The Moorena producens PAL-8-15-08-1 genomic interval TTACTCTCAATCTAAACTGGTTCCCAGCACTCAGCACGAGTCAGGCGAATTTGTGCTAGGGTTAAGATTGTTGGAATAATCCGACCGTAGTTGGTTGCGATCGCTCTCCAGCCTAAGTCAACAAAGAAATAGCTCCACATGATCGGACCTAGGCAGGCAAAAACACTCCTAGTAACTCCATAACGAGCAGCACTCAGTGCCATTCCCTGTCGTGCTGTTTGTAGTGTAAAGTAGTTCTGAAACTGAGCTGCTGCTGCCAAACCCCCCTTCACTAGGGCTTGTTTAGCCACCTGATAGCGAGCGAAATGCAGGGCAAACTGACGTGCCACCTGTTGTAGTATTATTGGCTTTAGAATCGAGGTCAATGCTAGGGCGCTACCACCTTTGAGTAAAAAGTCGATAGGATTGTGCTGGATTTGTACAGGTAAGGGTTCAGGAAGTTTTGACTTAGCTAAGGATTTCTGTACCTGTACTGTGAGGGATTGCTGCTCTTGGGTTGGTAAGCGTTTCCAGGTTTTCTCCATGAGGTGAAGAAATATTTCTGCTTCCAAGTCAGTTGTAGTCAGACGTTGATAGTAAGGAATTTTGAGGTAACGACAAACTTGAATCAGGGCTTGTCGGTAGGTTACTTCACTCGTTCGTCCCTTCAGTACTGTTACTCCATCTGCTGCCAAGAAGCGAAATCGCTCTTCGAGGGAATCCAACCAAGCTTCACGGTTTTGGCTTTGGATATCGATTGGCTCAGGGAGCTGAAGGTAATCTAAGGGATTAAACCTACGACAGAATAGAATGTCTGTCATTTGTTGTAATTCTTCAACGGTTGCTAACTCTAACGCAGTTCTAAGCTCATCCAACGTTCTTCCCTCCACAACCCCGTTTTTTGTGCTGTCCTCTATTCTACTCCTATCAGTTTTCTAGTAGGAGTTTGAATCTACTTTGATTTAGTAAGCTGTTAGGCATTTGGCAGCTATACTGAAGCGACGGGTTGGCCTTTATGGGGAGATTTGTCCCACTCGTGCTTTGCATCAAGACACGGACAAGAGTTTCAGGTTTTTTTTTGATTTAATCAAGCAATGCAGTCGGCTGCACTAGGACAAGGAGCGAATAAGCGAATTCCCGCCATGGAATTCTTGGGTATTGGCAGGTTTTAGACAAGCTAAACCAAAAAAACAATGAGTCAATGAGTTGCTTGAGTTACTTTTATACTACATTTGAAATACAATAAAAAGGAAGCGTCAAGTTTTTAGGGGCAAGATGACTCAAGAAATTTACCGAGATTGGGGCAGTCGTTTTGTTCCAATGGTTTTGCTCGAATTAGGGTATGCGTTCGCGTAGCGTGGCCTACGGCCAATCGCTTAGCGGCTCTGTTAGCGTAGCGTGGCCTTTGGCCTTAAGAGTATCGCAACAGAAGTCTTTACAGTTACCACAGCCGATCCGGATCAGTATGCTACTGTGGTAAACGGTGACTAAATTAAAACTTCCCATAGCCAGAAGCCAAAAGATTTTGAATAAACTTTCATTGATGAAGAGGCGAGTTCAAGTTAAACCCAATTCTAAGCATCAAAATATAGAAGACAAGGCCAAAGGCCACGCTACGCGATCAGACGATGGGAGACTCAAGGTGCATTTGAAGTCACCACCTTTAGATGGGCTTTGCCAATCAAGAGTTAATTGAGTTGCTGGCTCAACGGTTTAAGGTACCAAAGTCTCGTATCCAAATTAAGTCAGGTTTATCCTCAAGGAATAAATTGATTGAAATCAACACCAATCCCTAACTAGCTGCAATAGGTTACCCATGCAATACCGTCATGATTAGCCCAAATATAACTGAAATTCGCCGGGATTGGAGGATTTAGCGGACAAGACAACCATCCCAAATCCAAAAATCCCAGTTGATAGCCTTCGTGGTAAGCACGGAGCTAGAGTCCAAACAGCGCCAGACTGACAAGCAATCGGATATGCTTAGTTTTGGTGTATTAGTATTTTATTGAAACAACACAAGTGTCAATCTCTTCATCTACTGCCCCACAAGTCAGCACACTTCAGAAAACTGTAGTTACTACCGTGATCGCGATGTCCCCTTTGGGAGTAATCGCTGCGATAGTAGTTATGTTGCTTCAGAAACTGAACGTCCAGCCTCTCGATATTGGTCTTTTTCTCGGGATGTACATCCTGAATTTCATCGGTATTACCGTCGGGTATCACAGGCTTTTTAGCCATCGTGCCTTCCATACTGGACCTTTTATAAGGGCATTCTTAGCCATTGCTGGATGTATGGCAGCTCAAGGACCAGTCACTAGCTGGGTTCACCATCATCGCTGCCATCATATTTACTCTGACCAAGACGGAGACACTCACTCACCCCATCTTCACCAGGGAGGATTTTGGGGATTTATCCAAGGGTTTTGGCATTCCCATATTGCTTGGATTGTGAATGTGGATTGGCAGCCTCCCTATAAGTATGCTCCTGACCTAATCAAGGACAAGCTGATCCGAAGAATAGACAACCTCTACGTCTTTTGGGTATTGCTGTCCCTGTTAATTCCTGGTTTCCTGGGTGGAGTCTTGACTGGTTCTGTCTCAGGAGTCTTAGGTGGTTTAATCTGGGGCGGAGCATTTCGGATTTTTCTGGTCCGTCAAATCACCTTTTGTGTCAACTCAGTTTGCCACCTCTGGGGAAACGAGCTGTTCACTACCTCTGATATGAGCAAAAACAATCCTATTGTCGCCATCTTGACCCTTGGTGAAGGGTGGCACAATAATCACCATGCCTTTCCCAACTCAGCAAGATTTGGACATTATTGGTGGCAACTTGACCTGGGTTGGTTGTTCATCCTGCTGCTTCAGCGCTTAGGACTAGCCTGGAATGTCAAATTACCATCAAAAGACGAACTGCAACCTAGAAGTATCTAATCCCAGGATTAAGAATTTCAGGTGAACTACCTATCGCTGCGCACGCCCCTCGCGAGGGGCTTTCTAGTTCAAGGAGTACTGTCTTGTAGACCCTTGATAGACAATCTATCTAGATGTTCCCTCCCCCTGTTAAACTAGAAAAGAATATTTTGCTCAAAGCTAAGGTTGTAAAGCCTTGGAATTCAAGACCAGGCTGCGCTATGATCGCGCGTCGGATGTCAAATCCAGGAGTGCTAACTATTAGTAGCAAACCTCATCAAAGGTTAGCAAATATGTATAAAGCTCTTCAAACTAAACTAAAGCTAAATAACCATCAGAAAACTTTGATGGCTAAACATGCAGGGTATTCTCGATGGGTTTATAACTGGGGATTGGCTTTATGGCAACAAGCTTACTCAGAAGGGCTAAAGCCATCAGCTAGTAAGCTCAGAAAGCTTTTTACCAATCACGTAAAGCCTCAATACCCTTGGATGAATCAGTTATCCTCCAAAGTGTACCAATACGCTTTTATTGATTTAGGAGAAGCTATAGCGCGATTTTTTAAAGGTAATGGTGGATACCCTAGATTTAAGAAAAAAGGAGCCCATGATAGCTTTACTATTGATAATTCTGGAGCACCAATTAAACTCTCAGGCTGCAAGCATAAACTACCATTACTAGGTTGGGTGAGGACTTATGAGCCTTTGCCAGAAGTGACGACAAAGAAAATTACCATATCTCGTCAGGCTGACGGTTGGTATCTAAGTTTTCATTATGGACATGAACCAAACCCAACCCCAAAGCAAATAGATGTAGTGGGAGTAGATTTAGGGGTCAAGGCATTAGCCGTACTAAGTACTGGGGAAATTATATGTGGTTCTAAACCTTATCGCCAAGCCAAAAAACAACTAGCGAGGTGTCAGCGTGACTTGTCCAGAAAAGTTAAAGGTTCTCAGAACTGGTACAAAGCCGTAAACCGACTAGCCAAAAAACATCAGAGAGTAGCCAACATTCGCAAAGATACATTACATAAACTGACTGCCTACTTAGCTAAGAACCACGGCACGGTAGCAATTGAAGATTTGAATGTATCAGGCATGATGGCTAATCACAGGCTAGCTGGGTCTGTTGCTGACCAAGGGTTTTACGAATTCAAGAGACAGCTGGAATACAAATGTGAATGGTATGGCTCAAAGTTAGTCATTGTAGACAGATTCTACCCATCATCTCAACTGTGTTCAAGTTGTGGGCATCGTCAAAAAATGACCTTGAAAATCAGGACTTACAACTGTCCTAAGTGTGGGTTGAGTCTTGACAGAGACTTAAACGCAGCAATTAATTTAAAAAACGCCGTAGGCTCTATGGTGTCTGCCTGTGGACGGAGTGCTGCCGACAGTTCCGGAAGAAGCAGGAAATAAACAGCTTTAACGAGCTTTGGTGAGTTTTGCAGAAGTTTTATGGAGCAGAAAAACATTAGTGCTAACACTTGGCGTAAATATTGACCATATTGCCACAATTCGTCAGGCGCGGCGCACTGTAGAACCTGACCCAGTGGCAGCAGCGGTGTTGGCAGAGCTTGCTGGTGCGGATGGCATCACTGCACATCTAAGAGAGGACCGACGTCACATTCAACACAGAGACATTGCTCTGTTAAGACAAACGGTGCGAACTCATCTGAATTTGGAAATGGCACCTACCGATGAAATGGTAGCGATCGCTCTAGAGGTCAAACCCGATTACGTTACCCTCGTACCAGAAAAACGAGAAGAAGTGACTACCGAGGGAGGGCTAGATGTAGCAGGACAAATGCCTCGCCTTAGTGAGGTTGTAGCCCAGTTACAGAGGGCTGGTATTCCCGTTAGCTTATTTATAGACGCTGATCCTGCCCAAATCGATGCTTCTGCTAAAACAAAAGCTAAATTTATTGAGCTGCACACGGGAAGTTATGCAGAAGCTACTGATGAAGTCAGTCAGGCTAAAGAATTAAAAGTTTTGGCCTCCGGATGCCAACAAGCGATTGCTGCTGGCTTACGAGTTAATGCTGGTCATGGTCTTACCTACTGGAATGTTTACCCGGTTGCTTGTATCGAAGGTATGGAAGAACTAAATATTGGTCATAGCATCATTGCTAGGGCATCTTTGGTAGGTATAGAACGGGCGGTCAGAGAAATGAAACAAGCGATGCAAGGTAAATTTTGAGCTTTCCTAAGTAACTGAAACTATGCAAACTTACTACTACGTTTTAGCCAGTCAAAAGTTCTTTGAAGAAGAACCATTGGAGGAAGTACTTCGGGAACGTACCAGGCACTATCATGAACAGGAAAAAGAAATAGACTTTTGGTTAGTCAACCAGCCAGCATTCTTGGAAAGTTCCCAAATGTCCCAGGTCAAGCAGGAATGTCCGCAACCAGCCACGGCAATTATTTCTACTAATCCTAAGTTCATCACCTGGTTAAAGCTGCGCCTAGAATTTGTCAAAACTGGTGAATTTCAGGCACCATCAGATGATATACCTGACCCTCTAGCGTCTCTGGCATCAGTTTGATGGTTAGTTTTTTGCTTCCAAGACAGTGGCTATGGGTCTACTATCTAATCATCTATGACCAGGGAAACAATACAGTTTATTTTACAAATTTTCTCGATAGCACTGGCGGCTTTAGCTGGTGTTTTTGATTCGGTTTATGCTCAACCAATAACTCCTCAATGCCAACCACCACAAAACGGCGAGTACATTTTGTTAGTGCTTAGCCGAATTAGGAAAAATCACGAACAAATTCAAAGAATTTTACCCAATAGCGCAAAAACTGATTTTTGTCAATATTTGGAAGACACAGTAACTCGGGTTGGGGGTTTCAGAGGGATTAACGATGCCAAAGATTGGGCACGCTATCTGGATCAGGTAGTGGGATACTCAGCTTTTGTAGTTCAATCTCCACCGTCAAGCCAGCCTACTACTATACAACCTACTACACCAGGTTATACTCCTCAGAGATTGGGTGATGGTTATGCAGTTCTGGTGGACTACTTCAATCAACCAGAAGTGGCATCCCGACTAGAGCAACTACTGGGCGTCAATGTTGGCTTGGTTTCTTATGCTCAGCGACCTTACTTACTGACAGTACACACAACTAGTGAAACCCAAGCTAACTCAATCTTAAGGCGACTGAGCGCAGAGGGTTTTTGGGTAATGGTTGTTGATAGTCGCCGAGTTACCCTACTAAAACGTAAGGTGGTTCGCTTTTAACTAGTTCCGTTTGAACTAGGTAATGGCAAATTACTAATTAAAATTACTAATTAACTAATTAACAGGATTAATAAGCCGTTGCTGCTATACAAGAAATAGCGATACCTAACACCAAACCAACAAGCACCTGAAAAGGTGTATGACCTAATAATTCCTTAAGGCGGTCTTCTTTCAACTCTTTGTCTTCGCTAAAAAACTGATCGATAATTTGGTTGAGAATTCGAGCTTGCTTACCGGCAGCTTGCCTGACACCAGTAGCATCATACATGACTATGATGGCAAACACTAAAGCGATCGCAAACTCTGGAGAAGCCCATCCTACTGTTTGTCCTACACCAAATGCCAAGGCAGTGACGAGTGCTGAGTGAGAACTAGGCATTCCACCAGCAGTTATCAATACCTGAAGATTAGGTTTGCGATTTTTGGTTAGATCAACCAAAAACTTAAATAGTTGAGCTACCAGACAAGCAATGAGCGCAACCAGCAACACCTGGTTGTTTAGGATGTCGCTAAAGTCCTGCATAATTATTTATTTTAAATTGGTCATTGGTCATCGATAACTCAGCATTGGGGAAACGATGAAGGATGAATGATCAAGTATTAATTATTAAGTATCTTCCCCCGATAGCGTCCCTTATAGGGTATAATCAAGGATGAAGTATGTTTTTTTGGTGTTCCTGTAGGCTAGGATTAAACACTTCATCCTTTAACTGTCGTTGGCCTTACCCCAATACCAAGTACCTTAATGAGTGCGATTCACAATAAAATCAGCGATCGCAATCAGGGGTTGAGCCTTTTCCCCAAAGGATTCCATTTGAGCTTTTGCCTCATTCACCAGCTCTTGGGCTTTGGCTTTTGATGCCTCTAGCCCCCAGAGGCTAGGATAAGTTGCCTTTTGTGCTTTAACATCCTTACCTGCTGTTTTACCCAGTTCCTCCTGGGTAGCAGTTATGTCTAGGATGTCATCGACAATTTGAAATGCTAAACCAATATTTTGGGCATATTTGGATAGCCTTTGTAAATTAGCTGTGGTTGCCCCTGCCAATATTCCACCACAAACTACACAGGCTTCTAACAAAGCACCAGTTTTATGAGTATGGATAAAGGTGAGCGTTTCTTCTTTAATATCCGACTTACCTTCTGATTCGAGATCAAGCACTTGACCCCCAACCAATCCGGATGCCCCGACTGCTCTACCCAACCAGGCAACTACCTGCAAAACTTGGGGAGCTGGTACATTTTTAGTTTGAGCCGCCGCATATTCAAATGCATAAGCTAATAAACCATCACCTGCGAGGATGGCAATGTCCTCACCAAATACTTTGTGGTTAGTTAGTTTACCCCGACGGTAATCGTCATTGTCCATTGCTGGTAGGTCATCATGAATCAATGACATGGTATGGATCATTTCCAGAGCGCAGGAGGTTGGCATTGCCATCTCCACTGTGCCACCCATCAGCTCACAGGTAGCTAGGCACAGAATCGGGCGCAAGCGTTTACCTCCAGCCAAAAGAGAATAACGCATTGCCTCGTAAATTTTGTCGGGCTCCATTCGGGGCAGAGCCTGGTCTAAAGCTGACTCAATTAGAGCCTTTCGCTCTTTTAAGTAAGTTACTAAGTCTAAACTTGGGGATTCCCTCTTGGGGGTAGGTCGCCCCTCCGTCGCTACCATGCCTTGATTCCTTGATTATCTGATTCTTCTAACAATTTTACGGGTCTGGGGGTCTTATTGAAACTACCTTGTCTAATTCTTGTGCTTCTCGTTTGATGGACAAAACTCTTTACTGATGCTACTTAGGATTGTCGAGTTTTGAAATTTATCAGTGGCGCTAAACTAAAGTCTAACCCTGTCAATCCCCACATTTAATATGTTCTTAAACAAACAAGACAGATTTATAATAATTTTATATTTTCTAGCTTTCAGTCTTCTTAATTAGTTCTTTTGTTGACCTAGCTTGCTGTGAACTGAAATTACTTTACTCATAAACAACGGTTTAATTGATTGATTGTTATCAATCTTCACGAGAGCAAAACTGTTCAAGAATACCTATTTGTATAACTAAGGATTGTATTATTTAGTAGCATAGCCACTGTCATCGGTCCGACGCCACCAGGGACAGGGGTAATATATCGGGCGGTTTCCTGAACAGAGTCAAAGTGGACATCTCCTACAAGACGAGATTTTTCTTGTTGATCACTAACGCGATTGATACCAACATCAATTACCACAGCACCTGGTTTTACCATGTCCCTGGTAATCAGTTGAGGTCGTCCCACAGCTGCTACCAAAATATCAGCTCGACGTGTCAGCTCACCCAGATCTTGGGTGCGCGAATGAGCAATTGTGACTGTAGCGTTGGCTTCTAGTAGCATCAGTGCCAGAGGTTTACCTACTAAAATACTACGTCCTACCACTACTGTCTGTTTACCAGACAAATTAATCTGGTACTCTTGCAACAGGTGCATGATCCCTGCTGGTGTACAGCTACGTAAACCAGGCTCTCCCCTGAGCAGACGACCTAGATTAACAGGGTGTAATCCATCAACATCTTTATCCGGATGGATTTGGTGCAGTAATGAAACAGCATCTAGGTGGTCGGGTAAGGGCAGCTGGACCAGAATTCCATCTACACGCTGATCTTGATTGAGGGAGTTAATGGTTTGCTCAAGTTCTGCTTGGGACGTGTTACTGGAAAAATGACGACCAAAAGAAGCAATGCCCACCTGACCACAGGCACGTTCCTTATTACGAACATAGGCAGCGCTAGCAGGGTTGTCACCTACCATCAACACTGCTAATCCAGGTGGTCGTCCATATTTTAACGTCAGCTTCTGTGTCTGTTCTTGCAGCTGGGTCTGAATTTTTTTAGCTATGGTCTTACCATCGAGTATGTTGGTCATTGGTCAATTGGGTTAAACAGTGTAGACGGGTGTACAGATGCTGCTTACTTGGGTTAGAACATTGTAGATGCATGGAGCGACTTACTCTAGGCTGGGGAACGAACATTCAAGTTTCAACCTACTTCCTTTTTCACTCCTCCAAACAGAGTTCATTGGCAACTGACAACTGAAAACATCATAGGATTTCAATATGCCAACTAAGTATTGGTCAACTCTTTTACCGTTTTGGGTTTTACTTGTAGGAGCCGGGACTGTTGGCTGTAGTCCCTTAGCCCATAATGGCATTCATCAGCTTAATATTAGCTACCCTGGTGTGAAGGTCACAAAAATCCTTGATATACCACAAAATCAGAATACTATCGATACCGTTTACCTTCGGGGTAAAGTTACTAATCAAGCACCACTTTTAGATGCGAATGCTTATGAACTCCAGGATGCCACTAGTACCATTTGGGTAGTCTCTCAGGGAACTTTGCCCAATATCGGTGATCAAGTCTTGATCCACGGTAAGGCTCAATTTCAAAGCATTCCCATCGCTGGACAAGATTTGGGTGAATTCTTTGTTCAAGAGCTTGAGCAGCTCAAACGGCAAGTCTATCAACCCAAGTCCCCCTTACTTCCAAGACCAACAGATGAGCAGTAAGCAAGTTCAAGTAGCGATCGCTATTCTATATCGGCAAGGTCAGTTCCTGATGCAGCTACGGGACAATATTCCTGGTATTCTTTACCCCGGTTTGTGGGGTTTATTTGGGGGACACATCGAACCTGGAGAAACCCCTATCGAAGCTCTCAAGCGGGAATTGGTGGAAGAAATTAGCTATGCACTACCCTCAGCATCTTTGTTTGGCCATTATCCTGAACCCCATGTGTTCCGCCATGTTTTTGCAGTACCCCTGACCGTGGAAGTCTCACAATTGGTCTTAGGGGAAGGCTGGGATATGGGCTTGTTAACTCCTGAGCAGATTCGTCAGGGCGAGTCTTATTCTGCCAAGGCTGGTCAGGTGCGACCCCTTGGTCCTGCTCATCAGCGTATTTTACTGGATTTTCTGGAGAAGCGATCCAGCTTAGTATAACCGTCCCTAAAAGCGACGCTTGGCCAAGAGCAACCCTCCAACCTTAGACTTTCGTCCACGCTACGGAAACAACCTTCAACCCTTCAGGGACAACAAGCATGCTTGTTGTCCCTGATTTGATTTTAACGATTGTTGAATTGCAATTTGATGGCTCTTCCGTACTTGTTATGCTAAATAAACACTTTCTTGATGCAGTCGCTCATGGGGGAAACCACGGCAGTCGCTCATGGGGGGGACCCCCAAGACCGCGCTGCCTCCCCAAGACCGCGCTGCATCGCTTGGCAAAGGGAGCAGGGAGCAGGGAGCAGGGAGCAGGGTAAAGAGGCAGTATTCAGAAAATTTTATTAGTTAAATTGCCTTATAACCCTTATTCAGCAAGCTTTATGAGTTTTTTTAACTGGAAATTTAGCATAGTAGGTACTGAAGAACCAATTTGATTAAATAATTAATTCCAAAAATCGGATTTATTGGTATTTCTTTTTTGCCTCTAATTCCCTTTAAAATTCACTTTTTATTATTTTTTATTTTGTTAGCAAAAATAACGGGAAGTTAAAGACTGACTGTCATGGGAAGTAGTTCTATTATCAAGATTCTGTCAAGGGAACAGAGTCAGAAGTTACCGTAAGGATAGTGAAGCCTTTATGGTTAGTCGGTTATGCATAAAAACCTGAGTTCGATGTAGAAAGGGACACTGAAAACCAAGCCAGAAAAGACTTATGTCAATTAAGGGTAATTATTGATAATAAACACCAGCAAAAAACTAATCTTAATTTATTAAATTAGGCTAAATTAAAACCTATAAAAAAAATTAGATTCAGGAAAAATTACCCGACTAAAGCGGGTAGATTTTCCTGTTCAGTTTTCTCTACCTTTAAAGAAGGTTTTTTGTTTTGAAATGTATAAGCTACTAAACCAGCTATCATATTTACCATAAAGTTAGAGACACTTCTATGACGAGAATGAGAAACTTGATAAATAGTTTTTAATTGGTCATTAACGGTTTCTATCAATGAACGTTTTCTTAGCATAAATTTTTCCCACAACTCAACTAGCTGATTCTTCATATTTTTCTTAAAAGGAGTAATCAGCTTGAGGGAGTGTAAAGATAACTCTTTAAATAATTTCTTGGAAATGTATCCTTTATCTCCAAAAAGTCTTCCCTCTAAATTTTGTGCTAAGCTGGGTACTGGTACTCGATCATCCACATTGGCTGGTGTCAATTGAAAGGCTAATAATTCTCCTTGATCATTAATGATAAGATGTAGCTTAAACCCATAATACCAACCTATAGAGTTCTTTCCCCAAGCAGATAATCCCTTAAATACCTTATTTCTTTTTGCTCTTTTTGGATGACAGATTGGAATAGGTGTACTATCAATAAAACTAATGCCCGTATTTTTTCCTTTGCGACTATTCAGATAACAAAGTAATGGCATTAAGGTTTGAGGGATTAATTCAATAAAGCGATTATAACTAACTAAATTGGGGAAATGACTTGAGTTATAGTTAGCAATGTGATTGATATAATACCTTTTAAAGCAACGATAATTAGAGCCATGAAAATAAATTAGTATTGTCATCACTTCACTTAAAGCTAGACGATTTTTTCTTTTTCTTTTTTTTTGGGTTATTTTGTCAGAAATAAACTGGCTTTTAACTCCCAATTCAAAAACTTTACAAAAATCGTCTAACTCCCAGAACAAAGTCTCTATATCTATCATGATTATTGTTTTTAGTATAACATTTTAACTTTAATTTAAAGGGGTTTCTATTATTTAAGATCAGCAATTTTCGACCGGTTATTTAATAAAACTTAATTAAATTTAAAAAAAAGTTACTGATTGATTTTTTATCTTCGCCCTATTTCTCAACAAATTTAACTAATTGAGAAATTTAGGATAGGGGATAAAATCCTGTACCTCTTACTGAAAGTGCTTAAGAGCCAATTTCCTTATATCGAACTCAGGTCAAGAGAGTTAGCCAGTCGAGCAGTCAGAGCTATTAAGGACTGGAATTACAATCATCCAGAGCATAAGTGGTGCATAACTAACAAGCTGATTAGTGAGCTAACTGGGGTGACCCCAAAAGCGATCGCTAAGGTTGTAGAGGGAATGGGGATTGAAGACTACAACGCCATGCAGGGACTGACTCCAGTGGTTAATCGCAGTAGGAAAGCTGCTGTAGGAAGCATTTCTGATGTGGTCAGCATAGCTGATATGTTGGGGGTGGATTAGGGGGAAAGGTTCCGTCACTCCTGCCACATCTTGCCACAGTAATGTCAGCACTGCCGCCACCATCAATCCTTCTCTCTAAACTCCAGTTATACTTAAATCAAATTTTTCAGGCACGAAAAAATTGGCTAGTCCATGGTTAGTGCCATCACAGCTTTTTGGACATGTAAACGATTTTCTGCTTCCTCAAAGACAACACTCTGGGGACCATCAATGATCGCATCTGTCACTTCAATATTTCGATCAGCAGGTAATGGATGCAGATAAATTGCATCTTCTTTAGCTGTAGCCATTTTTTCTTCATTCATAATCCAGGTTTGATATTGATCCTGGATTTGCCTACCTTCTTGTACTTCTGTTGTTGTCAACATAGGACTCCAAGACTTAGCATAAACAATATCTGCATCGTGTATGGCCTCCTGCATATTATTGAAAATTTCAAGCTTAGTCGAGTATTTACGAGACTGTTCATAGGCTGTAGCCAGAATAGCAGGCATCAAAGAGAATTCAGGTGGATGCGCTAGGGCAATATCAATCCCAAAGCGAGGCATTTGTAAGATTAGTGATTGGGGAACTGATAAGGGTTTAAGGTATGAAGAAGCATAAGCCCAAGAAATTACCATCTTCTTCTTTGACAAATTACGTCCTTTACTCTCCATAATGGTCATCAGATCGGCTAGAGCTTGAAATGGATGATAGACGTCACACTGCATATTTAGGACAGGCACACGAGCCGCTGCTGCCGTGTGGTTAAGGTATTGATTACCAATTCCCCACCCAATGTGTCTGATGGCAATACCATCAAAGTATCGACCATAGATTTCACCGATTTCTTTCTCTCTATCCCCATGTGAGATTTGAGTGGTTCCTGGCTCAATAAAGGCAGCATGCC includes:
- a CDS encoding IS982 family transposase, with the protein product MDIETLFWELDDFCKVFELGVKSQFISDKITQKKRKRKNRLALSEVMTILIYFHGSNYRCFKRYYINHIANYNSSHFPNLVSYNRFIELIPQTLMPLLCYLNSRKGKNTGISFIDSTPIPICHPKRAKRNKVFKGLSAWGKNSIGWYYGFKLHLIINDQGELLAFQLTPANVDDRVPVPSLAQNLEGRLFGDKGYISKKLFKELSLHSLKLITPFKKNMKNQLVELWEKFMLRKRSLIETVNDQLKTIYQVSHSRHRSVSNFMVNMIAGLVAYTFQNKKPSLKVEKTEQENLPALVG
- a CDS encoding phage tail assembly protein, coding for MLKSQFPYIELRSRELASRAVRAIKDWNYNHPEHKWCITNKLISELTGVTPKAIAKVVEGMGIEDYNAMQGLTPVVNRSRKAAVGSISDVVSIADMLGVD
- a CDS encoding ornithine carbamoyltransferase, yielding MEMNLRGRDFISDLDFSRKEVEAVLEVAFDLKRKRTLKEPHPYLRDKTLAMLFFSSSTRTRGSFEAGMTQLGGHAAFIEPGTTQISHGDREKEIGEIYGRYFDGIAIRHIGWGIGNQYLNHTAAAARVPVLNMQCDVYHPFQALADLMTIMESKGRNLSKKKMVISWAYASSYLKPLSVPQSLILQMPRFGIDIALAHPPEFSLMPAILATAYEQSRKYSTKLEIFNNMQEAIHDADIVYAKSWSPMLTTTEVQEGRQIQDQYQTWIMNEEKMATAKEDAIYLHPLPADRNIEVTDAIIDGPQSVVFEEAENRLHVQKAVMALTMD